From a region of the Branchiostoma floridae strain S238N-H82 chromosome 13, Bfl_VNyyK, whole genome shotgun sequence genome:
- the LOC118428952 gene encoding RING finger protein unkempt homolog isoform X2, translating into MPSEDNKTAAAVVQNVPEKPFHYMYLKEFRTQQCQDFLQHKCQQHRPFTCFHWHFMNQRRRRPIRRRDGTFNYSPDIYCDKFDEQSGICPNGDDCPYLHRTAGDTERRYHLRYYKTSTCVHETDSRGYCVKNGPHCAFAHGPHDLRPAVYDIRELQAQQQTPGNNPSDTNGLSLPEKQEKNMIVNEDPKWNDTNFVLANYKTESCKRPPRLCRQGYACPQYHNSRDRRRSPRKFKYRSTPCPNVKHGDEWGDPSLCENGDNCQYCHTRTEQQFHPEIYKSTKCNDMQQTNYCPRGPFCAFAHVERDYMYLLDSSPFQEDNTAGSSTGLDDIPIPSSAPPLPIGTPAQVSQMWSLNNHLPLVHRPTLRLQVPISAPVSGVFSSISESLTPPSLNPISKPRSQSSSTSSSFSSDTGLGSGSTYQKAPGSEREDSQAQLKKQLQLIDSDPSLDEQEKLRRKQNLLGTATAVVTSVHNSGPLSSSLSSMTTMVTSSTLTPTARPFYPASDTVESVVGSALEDMNLDDFDVGSAIDKELDNESGSAASSSTGLGLDFMGSNSLSNSLSQGILSGAGSTPVSIPGSLGASSTHSQSPPSPLGQLPPAFVPQHIQQQQHQQQQIEQAAAAFLSQPAPEMRSLGFMDLGSQNFSTRGPHSPLLSVGGSHSTFSSTNSTNSEVQRLQDELNACRTKLQSWEESWQQAKQACDAWKKEASEYAEKAKAAEKEKLQAIVERDEVRNQAEVLRKDIENLSGGPHLHVLQKLSDMEKLPLTTLRSYQQQLRQDLERLDKVIYQLQAMKCLICQERNRCVAVMPCNHYVMCEICAPVQKECPYCHLQIQQRSTVVLPQVPTL; encoded by the exons ATGCCGTCGgaggacaacaaaacagcaGCTGCCGTCGTTCAAAATGTTCCCGAAAAACCCTTCCACTACAT GTATTTGAAGGAGTTCAGAACGCAGCAGTGTCAGGACTTTCTCCAGCACAAGTGTCAACAACATCGGCCCTTTACCTGTTTCCACTGGCATTTTATGAACCAGAGGCGACGAAGACCGATCAGGAGAAGAGACGGGACCTTCAACTATAGCCCAGATATCTACTGTGACAAATTTGACGAGCAGTCAGGCATCTGTCCCAACGGAGACGA TTGCCCCTATTTACACCGTACTGCCGGGGACACAGAACGAAGATATCACCTACGCTACTACAAAACCAGTACCTGCGTACATGAGACAGATAGTAGAGGCTACTGTGTGAAAAACGGGCCCCACTGTGCTTTTGCACACGGCCCGCACGACCTCCGGCCTGCGGTCTACGATATCCGCGAGCTGCAGGCTCAGCAGCAGACACCGGGGAATAATCCCTCCGACACGAATGGGCTCTCCCTGCCggagaaacaagaaaagaatATGATAGTTAATGAAGACCCAAAGTGGAATG ATACCAACTTTGTTTTAGCAAATTACAAGACAGAATCATGCAAACGACCGCCCAGGCTCTGTCGACAGGGGTATGCCTGCCCACAGTACCACAATTCCAGAGATCGCAGGAGAAGTCCTCGCAAGTTTAAGTATAG GTCCACACCCTGTCCTAATGTGAAGCATGGTGATGAGTGGGGGGATCCATCTCTGTGTGAGAATGGGGACAACTGTCAGTATTGTCACACTAGGACAGAGCAGCAATTCCACCCAGAG ATTTACAAGTCTACCAAATGTAACGACATGCAGCAGACAAATTATTGTCCACGTGGACCATTTTGTGCCTTTGCACATGTTGAAC gagactacatgtacttgctggACTCGTCCCCCTTTCAAG AAGACAACACAGCCGGCTCCTCTACTGGCCTGGATGATATCCCCATCCCCTCGtctgcccctcccctccccataGGCACACCTGCACAGGTGTCACAG ATGTGGTCCCTCAATAACCACCTCCCACTAGTACACAGGCCAACACTACGTCTGCAG GTGCCAATCTCAGCCCCTGTGTCGGGCGTGTTCAGCTCCATCAGTGAGTCTCTGACCCCGCCCAGCCTGAACCCTATCAGTAAACCCCGTTCCCAGAGTTCCTCCACCAGCAGTAGCTTCTCGTCCGACACCGGGCTGGGGTCAGGGTCAACGTACCAGAAGGCACCAGGGTCGGAGAGGGAAGACAGTCAG GCCCAGCTGAAGAAGCAGCTGCAGCTGATTGACAGCGACCCGAGCCTGGATGAACAGGAGAAGCTCAGGAGGAAGCAAAACCTCCTGGGGACCGCCACGGCAGTCGTGACGTCAGTCCACAATTCAGGACCTCTGTCTAGTTCTTTATCATCCATGACCACCATGGTCACGTCATCAACGTTAACACCAACAGCTAGGCCTTTTTATCCTGCCTCTGATACCGTGGAGTCTGTTGTAG GTTCTGCTCTAGAGGACATGAACTTGGATGATTTTGATGTTGGGTCAGCAATAGATAAAGAACTGGACAACGAGTCAGGCTCTGCAGCCAGCTCCAGTACAGGACTAGGGCTAG aTTTTATGGGGTCCAACTCCTTATCAAATTCCTTGAGTCAAGGCATTTTGAGCGGGGCCGGCTCCACCCCTGTTAGCATCCCAGGGTCTTTAGGAGCGTCATCCACACATTCCcagtcacccccctccccactaggACAGCTGCCCCCTGCCTTTGTACCACAGcacatccagcagcaacagcacCAACAGCAGCAAATAGAACAG GCAGCAGCAGCCTTCCTTAGCCAGCCTGCCCCTGAGATGAGGTCACTAGGGTTCATGGACCTGGGCTCACAGAACTTCTCAACACGAGGGCCTCACTCCCCCCTGCTGTCAGTCGGGGGCAGCCACTCCACATTCTCATCTACCAATTCTACCAACAGCGAGGTGCAGAGGCTACAGGACGAGCTCAACGCGTGTAGAACAAAACTCCAGTCCTGGGAGGAGTCCTGGCAGCAGGCTAAACAG GCATGCGATGCATGGAAGAAGGAGGCATCTGAATATGCAGAAAAGGCCAAAGCTGCAGAAAAAGAAAAGTTACAGGCAATAGTGGAAAGAGATGAG GTTAGAAACCAAGCAGAAGTGCTGAGAAAAGACATAGAAAATTTGAGTGGCGGGCCACATCTACACGTTTTGCAAAAGCTGTCCGACATGGAGAAGCTTCCCCTTACAACATTGAGAAGTTATCAGCAACAACTGAGGCAAGATCTGGAGAGATTAGACAAG GTTATTTACCAGCTTCAGGCGATGAAGTGCTTGATATGTCAGGAGAGGAATCGCTGTGTGGCCGTCATGCCCTGCAATCACTACGTCATGTGCGAGATCTGTGCTCCGGTACAGAAGGAATGCCCCTATTGTCACCTTCAAATACAACAAAGGTCCACTGTCGTACTGCCTCAAGTACCCACATTATGA
- the LOC118428952 gene encoding RING finger protein unkempt homolog isoform X4 produces MPSEDNKTAAAVVQNVPEKPFHYMYLKEFRTQQCQDFLQHKCQQHRPFTCFHWHFMNQRRRRPIRRRDGTFNYSPDIYCDKFDEQSGICPNGDDCPYLHRTAGDTERRYHLRYYKTSTCVHETDSRGYCVKNGPHCAFAHGPHDLRPAVYDIRELQAQQQTPGNNPSDTNGLSLPEKQEKNMIVNEDPKWNDTNFVLANYKTESCKRPPRLCRQGYACPQYHNSRDRRRSPRKFKYRSTPCPNVKHGDEWGDPSLCENGDNCQYCHTRTEQQFHPEIYKSTKCNDMQQTNYCPRGPFCAFAHVERDYMYLLDSSPFQEDNTAGSSTGLDDIPIPSSAPPLPIGTPAQVSQVPISAPVSGVFSSISESLTPPSLNPISKPRSQSSSTSSSFSSDTGLGSGSTYQKAPGSEREDSQLWTNPFHFQAQLKKQLQLIDSDPSLDEQEKLRRKQNLLGTATAVVTSVHNSGPLSSSLSSMTTMVTSSTLTPTARPFYPASDTVESVVGSALEDMNLDDFDVGSAIDKELDNESGSAASSSTGLGLDFMGSNSLSNSLSQGILSGAGSTPVSIPGSLGASSTHSQSPPSPLGQLPPAFVPQHIQQQQHQQQQIEQAAAAFLSQPAPEMRSLGFMDLGSQNFSTRGPHSPLLSVGGSHSTFSSTNSTNSEVQRLQDELNACRTKLQSWEESWQQAKQACDAWKKEASEYAEKAKAAEKEKLQAIVERDEVRNQAEVLRKDIENLSGGPHLHVLQKLSDMEKLPLTTLRSYQQQLRQDLERLDKVIYQLQAMKCLICQERNRCVAVMPCNHYVMCEICAPVQKECPYCHLQIQQRSTVVLPQVPTL; encoded by the exons ATGCCGTCGgaggacaacaaaacagcaGCTGCCGTCGTTCAAAATGTTCCCGAAAAACCCTTCCACTACAT GTATTTGAAGGAGTTCAGAACGCAGCAGTGTCAGGACTTTCTCCAGCACAAGTGTCAACAACATCGGCCCTTTACCTGTTTCCACTGGCATTTTATGAACCAGAGGCGACGAAGACCGATCAGGAGAAGAGACGGGACCTTCAACTATAGCCCAGATATCTACTGTGACAAATTTGACGAGCAGTCAGGCATCTGTCCCAACGGAGACGA TTGCCCCTATTTACACCGTACTGCCGGGGACACAGAACGAAGATATCACCTACGCTACTACAAAACCAGTACCTGCGTACATGAGACAGATAGTAGAGGCTACTGTGTGAAAAACGGGCCCCACTGTGCTTTTGCACACGGCCCGCACGACCTCCGGCCTGCGGTCTACGATATCCGCGAGCTGCAGGCTCAGCAGCAGACACCGGGGAATAATCCCTCCGACACGAATGGGCTCTCCCTGCCggagaaacaagaaaagaatATGATAGTTAATGAAGACCCAAAGTGGAATG ATACCAACTTTGTTTTAGCAAATTACAAGACAGAATCATGCAAACGACCGCCCAGGCTCTGTCGACAGGGGTATGCCTGCCCACAGTACCACAATTCCAGAGATCGCAGGAGAAGTCCTCGCAAGTTTAAGTATAG GTCCACACCCTGTCCTAATGTGAAGCATGGTGATGAGTGGGGGGATCCATCTCTGTGTGAGAATGGGGACAACTGTCAGTATTGTCACACTAGGACAGAGCAGCAATTCCACCCAGAG ATTTACAAGTCTACCAAATGTAACGACATGCAGCAGACAAATTATTGTCCACGTGGACCATTTTGTGCCTTTGCACATGTTGAAC gagactacatgtacttgctggACTCGTCCCCCTTTCAAG AAGACAACACAGCCGGCTCCTCTACTGGCCTGGATGATATCCCCATCCCCTCGtctgcccctcccctccccataGGCACACCTGCACAGGTGTCACAG GTGCCAATCTCAGCCCCTGTGTCGGGCGTGTTCAGCTCCATCAGTGAGTCTCTGACCCCGCCCAGCCTGAACCCTATCAGTAAACCCCGTTCCCAGAGTTCCTCCACCAGCAGTAGCTTCTCGTCCGACACCGGGCTGGGGTCAGGGTCAACGTACCAGAAGGCACCAGGGTCGGAGAGGGAAGACAGTCAG TTATGGACCAATCCGTTCCATTTCCAGGCCCAGCTGAAGAAGCAGCTGCAGCTGATTGACAGCGACCCGAGCCTGGATGAACAGGAGAAGCTCAGGAGGAAGCAAAACCTCCTGGGGACCGCCACGGCAGTCGTGACGTCAGTCCACAATTCAGGACCTCTGTCTAGTTCTTTATCATCCATGACCACCATGGTCACGTCATCAACGTTAACACCAACAGCTAGGCCTTTTTATCCTGCCTCTGATACCGTGGAGTCTGTTGTAG GTTCTGCTCTAGAGGACATGAACTTGGATGATTTTGATGTTGGGTCAGCAATAGATAAAGAACTGGACAACGAGTCAGGCTCTGCAGCCAGCTCCAGTACAGGACTAGGGCTAG aTTTTATGGGGTCCAACTCCTTATCAAATTCCTTGAGTCAAGGCATTTTGAGCGGGGCCGGCTCCACCCCTGTTAGCATCCCAGGGTCTTTAGGAGCGTCATCCACACATTCCcagtcacccccctccccactaggACAGCTGCCCCCTGCCTTTGTACCACAGcacatccagcagcaacagcacCAACAGCAGCAAATAGAACAG GCAGCAGCAGCCTTCCTTAGCCAGCCTGCCCCTGAGATGAGGTCACTAGGGTTCATGGACCTGGGCTCACAGAACTTCTCAACACGAGGGCCTCACTCCCCCCTGCTGTCAGTCGGGGGCAGCCACTCCACATTCTCATCTACCAATTCTACCAACAGCGAGGTGCAGAGGCTACAGGACGAGCTCAACGCGTGTAGAACAAAACTCCAGTCCTGGGAGGAGTCCTGGCAGCAGGCTAAACAG GCATGCGATGCATGGAAGAAGGAGGCATCTGAATATGCAGAAAAGGCCAAAGCTGCAGAAAAAGAAAAGTTACAGGCAATAGTGGAAAGAGATGAG GTTAGAAACCAAGCAGAAGTGCTGAGAAAAGACATAGAAAATTTGAGTGGCGGGCCACATCTACACGTTTTGCAAAAGCTGTCCGACATGGAGAAGCTTCCCCTTACAACATTGAGAAGTTATCAGCAACAACTGAGGCAAGATCTGGAGAGATTAGACAAG GTTATTTACCAGCTTCAGGCGATGAAGTGCTTGATATGTCAGGAGAGGAATCGCTGTGTGGCCGTCATGCCCTGCAATCACTACGTCATGTGCGAGATCTGTGCTCCGGTACAGAAGGAATGCCCCTATTGTCACCTTCAAATACAACAAAGGTCCACTGTCGTACTGCCTCAAGTACCCACATTATGA
- the LOC118428952 gene encoding RING finger protein unkempt homolog isoform X5 — MPSEDNKTAAAVVQNVPEKPFHYMYLKEFRTQQCQDFLQHKCQQHRPFTCFHWHFMNQRRRRPIRRRDGTFNYSPDIYCDKFDEQSGICPNGDDCPYLHRTAGDTERRYHLRYYKTSTCVHETDSRGYCVKNGPHCAFAHGPHDLRPAVYDIRELQAQQQTPGNNPSDTNGLSLPEKQEKNMIVNEDPKWNDTNFVLANYKTESCKRPPRLCRQGYACPQYHNSRDRRRSPRKFKYRSTPCPNVKHGDEWGDPSLCENGDNCQYCHTRTEQQFHPEIYKSTKCNDMQQTNYCPRGPFCAFAHVEQDNTAGSSTGLDDIPIPSSAPPLPIGTPAQVSQVPISAPVSGVFSSISESLTPPSLNPISKPRSQSSSTSSSFSSDTGLGSGSTYQKAPGSEREDSQLWTNPFHFQAQLKKQLQLIDSDPSLDEQEKLRRKQNLLGTATAVVTSVHNSGPLSSSLSSMTTMVTSSTLTPTARPFYPASDTVESVVGSALEDMNLDDFDVGSAIDKELDNESGSAASSSTGLGLDFMGSNSLSNSLSQGILSGAGSTPVSIPGSLGASSTHSQSPPSPLGQLPPAFVPQHIQQQQHQQQQIEQAAAAFLSQPAPEMRSLGFMDLGSQNFSTRGPHSPLLSVGGSHSTFSSTNSTNSEVQRLQDELNACRTKLQSWEESWQQAKQACDAWKKEASEYAEKAKAAEKEKLQAIVERDEVRNQAEVLRKDIENLSGGPHLHVLQKLSDMEKLPLTTLRSYQQQLRQDLERLDKVIYQLQAMKCLICQERNRCVAVMPCNHYVMCEICAPVQKECPYCHLQIQQRSTVVLPQVPTL, encoded by the exons ATGCCGTCGgaggacaacaaaacagcaGCTGCCGTCGTTCAAAATGTTCCCGAAAAACCCTTCCACTACAT GTATTTGAAGGAGTTCAGAACGCAGCAGTGTCAGGACTTTCTCCAGCACAAGTGTCAACAACATCGGCCCTTTACCTGTTTCCACTGGCATTTTATGAACCAGAGGCGACGAAGACCGATCAGGAGAAGAGACGGGACCTTCAACTATAGCCCAGATATCTACTGTGACAAATTTGACGAGCAGTCAGGCATCTGTCCCAACGGAGACGA TTGCCCCTATTTACACCGTACTGCCGGGGACACAGAACGAAGATATCACCTACGCTACTACAAAACCAGTACCTGCGTACATGAGACAGATAGTAGAGGCTACTGTGTGAAAAACGGGCCCCACTGTGCTTTTGCACACGGCCCGCACGACCTCCGGCCTGCGGTCTACGATATCCGCGAGCTGCAGGCTCAGCAGCAGACACCGGGGAATAATCCCTCCGACACGAATGGGCTCTCCCTGCCggagaaacaagaaaagaatATGATAGTTAATGAAGACCCAAAGTGGAATG ATACCAACTTTGTTTTAGCAAATTACAAGACAGAATCATGCAAACGACCGCCCAGGCTCTGTCGACAGGGGTATGCCTGCCCACAGTACCACAATTCCAGAGATCGCAGGAGAAGTCCTCGCAAGTTTAAGTATAG GTCCACACCCTGTCCTAATGTGAAGCATGGTGATGAGTGGGGGGATCCATCTCTGTGTGAGAATGGGGACAACTGTCAGTATTGTCACACTAGGACAGAGCAGCAATTCCACCCAGAG ATTTACAAGTCTACCAAATGTAACGACATGCAGCAGACAAATTATTGTCCACGTGGACCATTTTGTGCCTTTGCACATGTTGAAC AAGACAACACAGCCGGCTCCTCTACTGGCCTGGATGATATCCCCATCCCCTCGtctgcccctcccctccccataGGCACACCTGCACAGGTGTCACAG GTGCCAATCTCAGCCCCTGTGTCGGGCGTGTTCAGCTCCATCAGTGAGTCTCTGACCCCGCCCAGCCTGAACCCTATCAGTAAACCCCGTTCCCAGAGTTCCTCCACCAGCAGTAGCTTCTCGTCCGACACCGGGCTGGGGTCAGGGTCAACGTACCAGAAGGCACCAGGGTCGGAGAGGGAAGACAGTCAG TTATGGACCAATCCGTTCCATTTCCAGGCCCAGCTGAAGAAGCAGCTGCAGCTGATTGACAGCGACCCGAGCCTGGATGAACAGGAGAAGCTCAGGAGGAAGCAAAACCTCCTGGGGACCGCCACGGCAGTCGTGACGTCAGTCCACAATTCAGGACCTCTGTCTAGTTCTTTATCATCCATGACCACCATGGTCACGTCATCAACGTTAACACCAACAGCTAGGCCTTTTTATCCTGCCTCTGATACCGTGGAGTCTGTTGTAG GTTCTGCTCTAGAGGACATGAACTTGGATGATTTTGATGTTGGGTCAGCAATAGATAAAGAACTGGACAACGAGTCAGGCTCTGCAGCCAGCTCCAGTACAGGACTAGGGCTAG aTTTTATGGGGTCCAACTCCTTATCAAATTCCTTGAGTCAAGGCATTTTGAGCGGGGCCGGCTCCACCCCTGTTAGCATCCCAGGGTCTTTAGGAGCGTCATCCACACATTCCcagtcacccccctccccactaggACAGCTGCCCCCTGCCTTTGTACCACAGcacatccagcagcaacagcacCAACAGCAGCAAATAGAACAG GCAGCAGCAGCCTTCCTTAGCCAGCCTGCCCCTGAGATGAGGTCACTAGGGTTCATGGACCTGGGCTCACAGAACTTCTCAACACGAGGGCCTCACTCCCCCCTGCTGTCAGTCGGGGGCAGCCACTCCACATTCTCATCTACCAATTCTACCAACAGCGAGGTGCAGAGGCTACAGGACGAGCTCAACGCGTGTAGAACAAAACTCCAGTCCTGGGAGGAGTCCTGGCAGCAGGCTAAACAG GCATGCGATGCATGGAAGAAGGAGGCATCTGAATATGCAGAAAAGGCCAAAGCTGCAGAAAAAGAAAAGTTACAGGCAATAGTGGAAAGAGATGAG GTTAGAAACCAAGCAGAAGTGCTGAGAAAAGACATAGAAAATTTGAGTGGCGGGCCACATCTACACGTTTTGCAAAAGCTGTCCGACATGGAGAAGCTTCCCCTTACAACATTGAGAAGTTATCAGCAACAACTGAGGCAAGATCTGGAGAGATTAGACAAG GTTATTTACCAGCTTCAGGCGATGAAGTGCTTGATATGTCAGGAGAGGAATCGCTGTGTGGCCGTCATGCCCTGCAATCACTACGTCATGTGCGAGATCTGTGCTCCGGTACAGAAGGAATGCCCCTATTGTCACCTTCAAATACAACAAAGGTCCACTGTCGTACTGCCTCAAGTACCCACATTATGA
- the LOC118428952 gene encoding RING finger protein unkempt homolog isoform X3, with the protein MPSEDNKTAAAVVQNVPEKPFHYMYLKEFRTQQCQDFLQHKCQQHRPFTCFHWHFMNQRRRRPIRRRDGTFNYSPDIYCDKFDEQSGICPNGDDCPYLHRTAGDTERRYHLRYYKTSTCVHETDSRGYCVKNGPHCAFAHGPHDLRPAVYDIRELQAQQQTPGNNPSDTNGLSLPEKQEKNMIVNEDPKWNDTNFVLANYKTESCKRPPRLCRQGYACPQYHNSRDRRRSPRKFKYRSTPCPNVKHGDEWGDPSLCENGDNCQYCHTRTEQQFHPEIYKSTKCNDMQQTNYCPRGPFCAFAHVEQDNTAGSSTGLDDIPIPSSAPPLPIGTPAQVSQMWSLNNHLPLVHRPTLRLQVPISAPVSGVFSSISESLTPPSLNPISKPRSQSSSTSSSFSSDTGLGSGSTYQKAPGSEREDSQLWTNPFHFQAQLKKQLQLIDSDPSLDEQEKLRRKQNLLGTATAVVTSVHNSGPLSSSLSSMTTMVTSSTLTPTARPFYPASDTVESVVGSALEDMNLDDFDVGSAIDKELDNESGSAASSSTGLGLDFMGSNSLSNSLSQGILSGAGSTPVSIPGSLGASSTHSQSPPSPLGQLPPAFVPQHIQQQQHQQQQIEQAAAAFLSQPAPEMRSLGFMDLGSQNFSTRGPHSPLLSVGGSHSTFSSTNSTNSEVQRLQDELNACRTKLQSWEESWQQAKQACDAWKKEASEYAEKAKAAEKEKLQAIVERDEVRNQAEVLRKDIENLSGGPHLHVLQKLSDMEKLPLTTLRSYQQQLRQDLERLDKVIYQLQAMKCLICQERNRCVAVMPCNHYVMCEICAPVQKECPYCHLQIQQRSTVVLPQVPTL; encoded by the exons ATGCCGTCGgaggacaacaaaacagcaGCTGCCGTCGTTCAAAATGTTCCCGAAAAACCCTTCCACTACAT GTATTTGAAGGAGTTCAGAACGCAGCAGTGTCAGGACTTTCTCCAGCACAAGTGTCAACAACATCGGCCCTTTACCTGTTTCCACTGGCATTTTATGAACCAGAGGCGACGAAGACCGATCAGGAGAAGAGACGGGACCTTCAACTATAGCCCAGATATCTACTGTGACAAATTTGACGAGCAGTCAGGCATCTGTCCCAACGGAGACGA TTGCCCCTATTTACACCGTACTGCCGGGGACACAGAACGAAGATATCACCTACGCTACTACAAAACCAGTACCTGCGTACATGAGACAGATAGTAGAGGCTACTGTGTGAAAAACGGGCCCCACTGTGCTTTTGCACACGGCCCGCACGACCTCCGGCCTGCGGTCTACGATATCCGCGAGCTGCAGGCTCAGCAGCAGACACCGGGGAATAATCCCTCCGACACGAATGGGCTCTCCCTGCCggagaaacaagaaaagaatATGATAGTTAATGAAGACCCAAAGTGGAATG ATACCAACTTTGTTTTAGCAAATTACAAGACAGAATCATGCAAACGACCGCCCAGGCTCTGTCGACAGGGGTATGCCTGCCCACAGTACCACAATTCCAGAGATCGCAGGAGAAGTCCTCGCAAGTTTAAGTATAG GTCCACACCCTGTCCTAATGTGAAGCATGGTGATGAGTGGGGGGATCCATCTCTGTGTGAGAATGGGGACAACTGTCAGTATTGTCACACTAGGACAGAGCAGCAATTCCACCCAGAG ATTTACAAGTCTACCAAATGTAACGACATGCAGCAGACAAATTATTGTCCACGTGGACCATTTTGTGCCTTTGCACATGTTGAAC AAGACAACACAGCCGGCTCCTCTACTGGCCTGGATGATATCCCCATCCCCTCGtctgcccctcccctccccataGGCACACCTGCACAGGTGTCACAG ATGTGGTCCCTCAATAACCACCTCCCACTAGTACACAGGCCAACACTACGTCTGCAG GTGCCAATCTCAGCCCCTGTGTCGGGCGTGTTCAGCTCCATCAGTGAGTCTCTGACCCCGCCCAGCCTGAACCCTATCAGTAAACCCCGTTCCCAGAGTTCCTCCACCAGCAGTAGCTTCTCGTCCGACACCGGGCTGGGGTCAGGGTCAACGTACCAGAAGGCACCAGGGTCGGAGAGGGAAGACAGTCAG TTATGGACCAATCCGTTCCATTTCCAGGCCCAGCTGAAGAAGCAGCTGCAGCTGATTGACAGCGACCCGAGCCTGGATGAACAGGAGAAGCTCAGGAGGAAGCAAAACCTCCTGGGGACCGCCACGGCAGTCGTGACGTCAGTCCACAATTCAGGACCTCTGTCTAGTTCTTTATCATCCATGACCACCATGGTCACGTCATCAACGTTAACACCAACAGCTAGGCCTTTTTATCCTGCCTCTGATACCGTGGAGTCTGTTGTAG GTTCTGCTCTAGAGGACATGAACTTGGATGATTTTGATGTTGGGTCAGCAATAGATAAAGAACTGGACAACGAGTCAGGCTCTGCAGCCAGCTCCAGTACAGGACTAGGGCTAG aTTTTATGGGGTCCAACTCCTTATCAAATTCCTTGAGTCAAGGCATTTTGAGCGGGGCCGGCTCCACCCCTGTTAGCATCCCAGGGTCTTTAGGAGCGTCATCCACACATTCCcagtcacccccctccccactaggACAGCTGCCCCCTGCCTTTGTACCACAGcacatccagcagcaacagcacCAACAGCAGCAAATAGAACAG GCAGCAGCAGCCTTCCTTAGCCAGCCTGCCCCTGAGATGAGGTCACTAGGGTTCATGGACCTGGGCTCACAGAACTTCTCAACACGAGGGCCTCACTCCCCCCTGCTGTCAGTCGGGGGCAGCCACTCCACATTCTCATCTACCAATTCTACCAACAGCGAGGTGCAGAGGCTACAGGACGAGCTCAACGCGTGTAGAACAAAACTCCAGTCCTGGGAGGAGTCCTGGCAGCAGGCTAAACAG GCATGCGATGCATGGAAGAAGGAGGCATCTGAATATGCAGAAAAGGCCAAAGCTGCAGAAAAAGAAAAGTTACAGGCAATAGTGGAAAGAGATGAG GTTAGAAACCAAGCAGAAGTGCTGAGAAAAGACATAGAAAATTTGAGTGGCGGGCCACATCTACACGTTTTGCAAAAGCTGTCCGACATGGAGAAGCTTCCCCTTACAACATTGAGAAGTTATCAGCAACAACTGAGGCAAGATCTGGAGAGATTAGACAAG GTTATTTACCAGCTTCAGGCGATGAAGTGCTTGATATGTCAGGAGAGGAATCGCTGTGTGGCCGTCATGCCCTGCAATCACTACGTCATGTGCGAGATCTGTGCTCCGGTACAGAAGGAATGCCCCTATTGTCACCTTCAAATACAACAAAGGTCCACTGTCGTACTGCCTCAAGTACCCACATTATGA